The sequence below is a genomic window from Acidimicrobiia bacterium.
CGAGCTCGCCGTCCATCCAGATCTTCTCGGTCTTCTCGAATGGCATCGCGCTACACCCTCTCTCTTTGTTCCGCTCCCACTCGGCTACTTCCGCTCCGCTCCATCCGCAGAGCTCTCTCCGCCTCTCCCGTCCGCTCCATCCGCCTCGCTCGCTACACCCTTCTACTGATCGCGTCGCCGATCTCACTGGTGGAGCCGGTGACGTCGTCGGAACGGTCGACGGCCGCGCGTACTCGTGCCGCGGCCTCGACCTCCCCGAGGAACTCCAACATCATCGCGGCTGACACGATCGCCGCGCGCGGATCGGCCTGGCCCGTGCCCGCGATGTCGGGCGCGGAGCCGTGCACGGGCTCGAAGAGCGACGGCCCCGTGCGGGCAGGATTCAGATTGGCCGACGCCGACCGCCCGTGCCCGCCCGCGATCGCGCCACCGACGTCGGTGATGATGTCGCCGAACATGTTGTCGGTGACGATCACGTCGTAGCGGCCGGGGTCTTGCACGAAGTAGATGCACGCGGCGTCGACATGGTTGTAGGCAGTGGCGATGTCGGGATACTCGAGCGCGACCTCGTCGAACGTGCGCTGCCACAAGTCACCCGCGAACGTGAGCACGTTGGTCTTGTGGACGAGCGTGAGGTGCTTGCGCTCCCGTGATCGCGCGAGCTCGAAGGCGTAACGCACGCACCGCTCGACACCCATACGAGTATTGACCGAACCCTGCGTCGCGACCTCGTGCGGTGTGCCCTTGCGCAGGAAGCCGCCCTCACCCGCGTACACACCCTCCGTGTTCTCACGCACGACGACCAGATCGATATCCGGATGACGCGCGTCGGGTGCGGCGACGAACGGACGGTGGTTCACGAACAGATCCAGCTCGAATCGCAGCCGCAGGAGGATGCCACGCTCGACGATCCCGGAACCCACGCCGGGTGCCGCGCCCACGGCGCCGAGCAGCACCGCGTCGAGCTTGCGGACCGCCTCGAGGTCCTCGTCGGGGAGCACGGCGCCGTCA
It includes:
- a CDS encoding 3-isopropylmalate dehydrogenase, translated to MTYRIGIIGGDGIGPEVVAEALKCLDATGVSYEAVPFDLGWERYTRDGAVLPDEDLEAVRKLDAVLLGAVGAAPGVGSGIVERGILLRLRFELDLFVNHRPFVAAPDARHPDIDLVVVRENTEGVYAGEGGFLRKGTPHEVATQGSVNTRMGVERCVRYAFELARSRERKHLTLVHKTNVLTFAGDLWQRTFDEVALEYPDIATAYNHVDAACIYFVQDPGRYDVIVTDNMFGDIITDVGGAIAGGHGRSASANLNPARTGPSLFEPVHGSAPDIAGTGQADPRAAIVSAAMMLEFLGEVEAAARVRAAVDRSDDVTGSTSEIGDAISRRV